TGCGTGTTCATCACGATGGGGCCATGCCAGGCGACGGGCTCCTGGATCGGCTTGCCGGAGACGAGCAGGAAGCGGATGCCCTTCTCGCCGGCCTGCACCGTCACCTCGTCGCCCGTGTCGAAGACGACCAGCGTGCGGTTGCCGGAGAGATCGCGGATGTTCAGCTCCTCGCCCTGGTATTCCTTCTCCACCTTCACGCCGAAGGGCTTCGAGGCGTCGCGGAACGTGCCGGAGCCGGCGAAGATATAGGCGAAGGCCGAGCGGTAGGTATCGACCGGCAGGCGCTTCGTCTTGCCCGGCGGCACGGAGATGTCGAGATAGACGGGCTCGGCGGCGATGCCGTCGACCGGGCCGGTCTTGCCCCAGAAATTGCCGGCAATGATGCGCGCCGCCGTGCCGTCATCGTCGACGACGACGGGAATGTCGCCGGACTTGATGTCCTGGTAGCGCGGCGCGGTCATCTTCAGTGACGAGGGCAGGTTCGCCCAGAGCTGGAAGCCGTGCATCTTGCCGGCGAAATCGCCGCGCGGCATTTCCTGGTGCAGGATGCCGCTGCCGGCGGTCATCCATTGCACGTCTCCCGCGCCCATCACGCCGTGATTGCCGAGGCTGTCGCCGTGTTCGACGGAACCGGCCAGCACATAGGTGATGGTCTCGATGCCGCGATGGGGATGCTACGGGAAGCCGCGGATGTAATCCTCGGGTTCATCGTTGCGGAAATCGTCCATCATCAGGAAGGGATCGGTCATCGACGGATCGCCGAAACCGAAGACCCGGTGCAGCTTCACGCCGGCGCCTTCCATGGCGGGGCGGGCGATGCTTTCGTGTTTTACGGGGCGTATGGACATTTCAAAGGTCCTTTCGACTGGGTTGCTTGGGACCCTTATACGCCTCGGTCATTGTTCACGAAATCTGCCCGGACTGAAACGCAGTGTTCACAAAATCATGTTGCGCGGGGCGGCGTTTTTGCGGCCATTCACCGGAATGACACACATGGTTTCGCTCCGTTTATATTCGTTAACGCCTTGTTACCCATTTTCGTTGAAAATCCGGTGCGTGCCATGGTTAATGCGTCGGGTTCAGCGCCGGTTCGCGCCGGTCTCTTCAAAGCGGGAAAAGCATCATGTGCCGTTGGGCAGCCTATCGCGGGGAGCCGCTTTATCTCGAGGAACTCGTGTCCTCGCCCGCCCATTCGCTGATCGAGCAATCCCATTGCGCCACCCGCGCCAAGACGGCCACCAATGGCGACGGCTTCGGCATCGCCTGGTACGGTGACCGGCCGGAGCCGGGCCGCTACCGCGACATCCTGCCCGCCTGGTCGGACTGCAACCTGAGGAGCATCGCCCGGCAGGTCCGCTCGCCGCTGTTCCTCGCCCATGTGCGCGCCGCGACCGGCGGCGGCACGCGACGCGACAATTGCCATCCCTTCGTGCACGGCATCTGGTCCTTCATGCACAACGGCCAGATCGCCGATTTCGATCACCTGCGCCGCCCGCTCGAAACCATGCTGGACAACGACCTCTACACCGCCCGCACCGGTTCGACGGATTCGGAGTTGCTGTTCCTGCTGGCCCTGCAATTCGGTCTGGAGCGCGATCCGCTCGGCGCCATGGCCGAGGCCATCGCCTTCGTCGAACGGCTTGCCGCGCATCTGGAGCGCAAGGTTCTGGTGCGCATGACGGCCGCCTTCTCCGATGGCGACCAGCTTTACGCCGTGCGCTACGCGACCGACTTCAAGGCGCCGACGCTCTATGCCGCGCCGATGGGCGAGACCGGCGGCTACTGCCTCGTTTCCGAGCCGCTGAACGACGATACGGAAGCCTGGGTGGAAATCCCCGACGGCAGCGCCGTCGTGCTGGGGGAGAACGGCGTCGACATGCGCATCTTCTCGCCCGCCGGTCGTCCGGCGAGCGCCATGGAAGCGAAGATCGCCCTCGTCAAGTAAGCCGCGCGGCGACCCAGTCGGCAAGACGTCCGGCGACCTCGTCCTTGGAAAGATCGGGCCATTGCTCCACGCCGGCGGCGGTGATCAGCTTCACGCTGTTGCGCGTGCCGCCCATGATGCCGGTCTCGGGCGAGACATCGTTGGCGACGATGACATCAGCCCCCTTTTTCTGAAGCTTCACCCGACCATTGCTCTCGACATCCTGCGTCTCGGCGGCGAAGCCGACGACGACCTTGGGCCGCTGCGCATGGTGGCCGATGGTCTTCAGGATATCGGGGTTCTCCGCCAGCATCAGCGGCGGCGGGCCTTCGCCCGGCTTCTTCTTGATCTTTTCCGTGTTCTCCGTCGCCACGCGCCAGTCCGCGACGGCGGCGACCATGACGGCGATATCGGCCGGCAGCGCGCCGAGAACGGCCTCAAGCATTTCCTCCGCCCGCTCGACCCGGATGACCTTCACGCCGCGCGGATCGGGCAGCGTGACGGGGCCGGAGACCAGCGTTACGTCAGCGCCAAGCTTCGCAAGGGCGGCGGCGATGGCGTGGCCCTGCCGGCCGGAGGAGCGGTTGGCGATGTAGCGGACCGGGTCGATGGGCTCGTGGGTCGGGCCTGACGTGACGACGGCCTTGCGGCCGGCAAGCGGCTTCCTGCCGCCGTCGAGCAGGTCTTCCGCAGCCGCGACGATCTCCAGCGGCTCGGCCATGCGGCCGAGGCCGGCCTCGCCGCCCTCCGCCATCTCGCCGGCATTGGGGCCGATGAAGGCAAGGCCGTCGCGGCGCAGCGTCTCGACATTGCGGCGCGTGGCGGCATGCGACCACATCTTCGGGTTCATCGCGGGCGCGACGAGCACGGGCCGGTCGGTGGCGAGCAGCACGGTCGAGGCGAGGTCGTCGGCAAGGCCGTTCGCCATTTTCGCCATCAGGTCGGCCGTCGCGGGGGCGACGACGATAAGGTCGCAGTCCCGCGCAAGGCGGATATGGCCGACATCCTGCTCGTCCTCGCGGGAGAAGAGGTCGGTATAGACATGGCCGGAGGAGAGCGCGCCAACGGCGAGCGGCGTCACGAACTGCTGCGCTCCTGCCGTCATGACCGGCCGTACCTCCGCGCCGCGCTCGCGCAGGCGGCGGATGAGGTCGAGGCTCTTGTAGGCGGCGATGCCGCCCGAGATGACGAGAAGGATGCGTTTTCCTGCAAGCGACATGGCAAGTCCCGGGCTCTCATGGTGGCCGACGAATTGTCCTATCCCTTTGAAAGCGCTTTTCCAAGCGGCTTCGGCTCAGGCGCCCTCATCGGGAATGTTCAGCACATGGCCGCAGGCCTTGCAATGCACCGCGTCCGTCTCGTGGCGGGAAAGGCCGCATTGCGGGCAGGGGAAGGTCACCTTGTAGGGCCGCACGATCGCCTGCGCGAGCCGCACGAAGAGCGAGATGCCGATGATCATCGTGACGATGGCGGTGAGCTTGCCGAGCGTGCCGGGCAGCACGATGTCGCCGAAGCCCGTCGTGGTGACGGTCGCGACGGAAAAATAGAGCGCATCGACGAAGCCGGCAAAGCCCTCCGCACCGTAGAAGAAGTTGCTGTAGACGAAGCCGGTGACGAGGAAGAGGAAGACGAGGAAATTGGCGCAGGCCTGGATGACGTCTTCCTTGTCGCCATTGCCCGTCCGGCGCAGCATCAGCGTCAGGAGCTTGCTCTGGCTGATCGCCCAGATGCGCAGCACCCGCAAAAACGCGAAATTGTGCAGCTGGTTGGGAAAGAGCAGCGTGCCGAGGATGACGATATCCACCCACGTCATCGGCCGCAGCAGCCAGTAGCGCAGGTTCGGCGCGATCAGCGCCCGCGCGCAGAGTTCGAAGGCGATGACGGCCGCGATTAAATAATCGACGATCACATAGGCCGAGCCGGTGCGCAGATAGGGGCCTGTGACGAAGAAGACGAGGATGGCGATGTCGATGAGCAGCATCGCCACCTGGAAGCGGATCGCCTCCCGGTCACGCCCGAAATAGAGACCGCGCAACTGCCGGCGCAGCCTTTCGAGAAAGGGTTGCGGTTCGGCGGCGCTCAGCGGCTCTTCTGTCATGGAGGAGAGACTAGCGCCGGGCCGGCGCCGGTCAAGCAGGACCAGCTAACTGAGCTTCCAGGCGATGTAGACGAGCGTCGCGGCGATCACCCAGAGCGCAAGGCGGCCCGACCGGCTGTGCCTGGCCTCGGAGCGGCCGATGGCTTCCGCCGTCTCCGCGTCGAAGCGCAGGCCCTTTTCCGCCATGGCGGTGAGGTCGTGCGAGAACTTCTCCGCCTTGGCGGCGATTTCCGGCGCGGCCTCCGCCAGCCTCAGCGCGGCATGCGCGCCGTCGCGCAGGTCCGTCAAAAGGCGCTTGGGGCCGAGATTGTCGCGGATCCAGTCGCCGACGACGCCCTCGGAGGCCTTCCACATATTGAAACGCGGGTTCAGCGTGCGCGACACGCCCTCCACCACCACCATGGTCTTCTGCAGCATGACCAGCTCGGTGCGGGTCTCCATGTCGAAGAGTTCCGTCACCTCGAAGAGCAGCGTCAGGAGCTTGGCCATCGAGATGGTTTCGGCCGGCTGGCCGTGGATCGGCTCGCCGATGGCGCGGATCGCCTGCGCGAAGCTCGCCGTGTCGTGGTGCGAGGGCACGTAGCCGGCCTCGAAATGCACGTCGGCGACGCGCTGGTAGTCGCGCGTGATGAAGCCGTAGAGGATTTCGGCAAGGAAGCGGCGCTCCTTCTTGCCGAGCCGGCCGACGATGCCCATGTCGACCGCGACGATGACGCCCTCAGGATCGACGAAGAGATTGCCCTGGTGCATGTCGGCATGGAAGAAGCCGTCGCGCAGCGTGTGGCGCAGGAACGACTGGATCAGCGTGTCCGCCAGCTTGTCGAGGTCGTGGCCGGCGGCGCGCAGCCCCTCGACGTCGGACATCTTGATGCCGTCGATCCATTCCATGGTGACGACGTCGCGGCCGGTGCGCTCCCAGTCGACCGTCGGCACGCGGAAGCCGGGGTCGTCCTTGGTGTTCTCG
This DNA window, taken from Shinella zoogloeoides, encodes the following:
- a CDS encoding class II glutamine amidotransferase, translating into MCRWAAYRGEPLYLEELVSSPAHSLIEQSHCATRAKTATNGDGFGIAWYGDRPEPGRYRDILPAWSDCNLRSIARQVRSPLFLAHVRAATGGGTRRDNCHPFVHGIWSFMHNGQIADFDHLRRPLETMLDNDLYTARTGSTDSELLFLLALQFGLERDPLGAMAEAIAFVERLAAHLERKVLVRMTAAFSDGDQLYAVRYATDFKAPTLYAAPMGETGGYCLVSEPLNDDTEAWVEIPDGSAVVLGENGVDMRIFSPAGRPASAMEAKIALVK
- a CDS encoding ion channel; translated protein: MTEEPLSAAEPQPFLERLRRQLRGLYFGRDREAIRFQVAMLLIDIAILVFFVTGPYLRTGSAYVIVDYLIAAVIAFELCARALIAPNLRYWLLRPMTWVDIVILGTLLFPNQLHNFAFLRVLRIWAISQSKLLTLMLRRTGNGDKEDVIQACANFLVFLFLVTGFVYSNFFYGAEGFAGFVDALYFSVATVTTTGFGDIVLPGTLGKLTAIVTMIIGISLFVRLAQAIVRPYKVTFPCPQCGLSRHETDAVHCKACGHVLNIPDEGA
- the ubiB gene encoding 2-polyprenylphenol 6-hydroxylase, translating into MSVVGAYFRLARVGWVLVREGVVSALPTEGMPTLARAAHAFAGLFERRKAAKGVRGDNLARAIERLGPSYVKMGQFLATRPDVVGAEIAVELSALQDRMATFPKEAAVATVEGSLGRSLTDLYVSFGDPIAAASIAQVHPATVRDGSGERQVAVKVIRPGVRQRFGHDLEAMYAAAHLQEKILPNTRRLKPVEVTRTLEQTTKVEMDLRLEAAALSELGENTKDDPGFRVPTVDWERTGRDVVTMEWIDGIKMSDVEGLRAAGHDLDKLADTLIQSFLRHTLRDGFFHADMHQGNLFVDPEGVIVAVDMGIVGRLGKKERRFLAEILYGFITRDYQRVADVHFEAGYVPSHHDTASFAQAIRAIGEPIHGQPAETISMAKLLTLLFEVTELFDMETRTELVMLQKTMVVVEGVSRTLNPRFNMWKASEGVVGDWIRDNLGPKRLLTDLRDGAHAALRLAEAAPEIAAKAEKFSHDLTAMAEKGLRFDAETAEAIGRSEARHSRSGRLALWVIAATLVYIAWKLS
- the coaBC gene encoding bifunctional phosphopantothenoylcysteine decarboxylase/phosphopantothenate--cysteine ligase CoaBC translates to MSLAGKRILLVISGGIAAYKSLDLIRRLRERGAEVRPVMTAGAQQFVTPLAVGALSSGHVYTDLFSREDEQDVGHIRLARDCDLIVVAPATADLMAKMANGLADDLASTVLLATDRPVLVAPAMNPKMWSHAATRRNVETLRRDGLAFIGPNAGEMAEGGEAGLGRMAEPLEIVAAAEDLLDGGRKPLAGRKAVVTSGPTHEPIDPVRYIANRSSGRQGHAIAAALAKLGADVTLVSGPVTLPDPRGVKVIRVERAEEMLEAVLGALPADIAVMVAAVADWRVATENTEKIKKKPGEGPPPLMLAENPDILKTIGHHAQRPKVVVGFAAETQDVESNGRVKLQKKGADVIVANDVSPETGIMGGTRNSVKLITAAGVEQWPDLSKDEVAGRLADWVAARLT